In bacterium, the sequence AAGAGTTATAATAATCTTTCTCCTGCTTTAACTAAGATTAATATTAAATTTGATCGAGGAGACTTTGCGATAATTTATGGACCCTCTGGAGCAGGCAAGACCACTTTACTTAAAATTATTTATCGGGATGTTCTTCCAGAAAAAGGCTATTTATTATTTAATGGAAAAAATGTAATGAAGATGCCTTTTCGAGAGATTCCTTATTACCGTCGTAAGATAGGATTTATTTTCCAAGAAACTAAACTTATCGATAATAAGACTGTCTTTGAGAATATTTCTATTATGCTTCGCATTTGCAACTCTTCGGAAGATGAAATATATAAAAAGACCAATCATATCTTAAGTTATATGGGCTTAAGTCATAAAAAGCTTTGCTTTCCTGGCCAACTATCTCAAGGAGAGCAACAAAAGATAGTTATTGCCCGAAGTGTGATTAATGATCCTTGTTTAATATTAGCCGATGAACCAGTCTTGGATTTAGACAAAGAATTAACCAAGGGAATGATGAATTTATTTCAGGAAATGAATAAAAACGGAACAACCATTTTATTTGTTACTAATCAAGAATTTTTAATAAATGAATATGGTTATCTTTCTAATAAAATAGTCTATTTGGAAAATGGCAAGATACAGAAGATTCAATCGAATAACTAAAAAAAATCAAGTTTTTAGCTCTTTAAGATATCAATTTTTAGAAGTAATTAAAAATATTAATAGCTATAAATTTGTAAATTTTTCTTCCTTAGTAAGTATTGTGGTTATATTTCTAATCTTAGGTGGATTTTTACTATTTATGGTTAATATTAATAAATTTATAGCTGATTTATCTTCCAAGGCTTCTATGGTTGTTTATCTAAAGAAGAGTTTAAATAAAGGAGTATTAGAAGACTTAATTAAAAAAAT encodes:
- a CDS encoding ATP-binding cassette domain-containing protein, which translates into the protein KSYNNLSPALTKINIKFDRGDFAIIYGPSGAGKTTLLKIIYRDVLPEKGYLLFNGKNVMKMPFREIPYYRRKIGFIFQETKLIDNKTVFENISIMLRICNSSEDEIYKKTNHILSYMGLSHKKLCFPGQLSQGEQQKIVIARSVINDPCLILADEPVLDLDKELTKGMMNLFQEMNKNGTTILFVTNQEFLINEYGYLSNKIVYLENGKIQKIQSNN